TGAACTAACGCTGATTGACTATTAGCTATATCATCAGATAAGACTATTAAGTCGTTTTCTTTCAACAAATGAGAGGTTTCTAAGATCTTTGGTGAGTAAGTCAGATAATCATTATTAAAACTGCCACCTCCGATAATATTTGCCTGCGTATCATATAAATACCAACCATTCACGTCTAAACGTTGCAGTGCGTCAGCAATAACATAATCATCATTAAACCACTGGGTATCACGTTCGTACGCTGCCACATACATGGTATCCCAAGCGGAGCTATCAAAAACCATTTTTGACAGCGCATCAATCTCTTGCTGAAGTTGAGACTCCACTCGCTGAATATCAATCCTATCGTTTTGCTTTGTCATCGCTTCAAAGGTTGGCAATATCCATAATTGCCTGATGATTGTTTGCGCAAGCAAAATAGCAATACACGCTGCTGTAAAAGCGAGCAATAAGCGTTTTCTTATCCTCGAGCCAATCACCATAAAATACCAAACCAAACTGCAATCTAAAGACGATAGTATTAAAAAGTATAACCTTGTTTAGTAGGTTTGCTTGCTAGCCTTTAATTAATAATCAAATTAAAAGTTCTAGCCACACAAAAATTGTAAGTAGAGAAATTGTAAAACCCTTGTTTGTATCTAAACTTTTAGTATGACGTTTTATTGAGTTACTTTATGAAAGGTATCGTCTTTACCGAGTTTTTAGAAATGGTTGAAAATGAGTTTTCTTTTGAGGTGGCTGACAAAATCATTGAAGAAAACTCACTTCCTTCAAACGGCGCCTACACCAGCGTTGGAAATTACGACAATAAAGAACTGCTAATGTTGGTCAGCTCATTAAGCAGACATATCAATAAACCTGTTAATGAGCTGGTTCATGCCTACGGTAAGTATTTGTTAAAACGCTTTTTTGTTTTGTTTCCACACTTCTTTAATAATGTCGAAAGCACTTTTGACTTCCTTGATACCATCGACCGGCACGTGCATATTGAGGTTAAAAAGCTCTACCACGATGCTGAGTTACCAAGTTTTGAAACAAAACGAATTAGCAAGAACGAGATGAAAATGTTTTATCGCTCAGGTAACCCATTTGCTTGTTTAGCTGAGGGCTTGATTGAGGGAGCCTGTGAACATTTTAATGAAGTAATTACAGTTAAAAGCGAGATTGACGAAAACTTCCAATCTGCCATTTTTACCCTAACAAAAGAAGCTTAATGTGGATGAAGAACTCTACAAACGAAGAATAGAACGAGAGCGCAAGGCCAGAAAAGAAGCCGAAGCACTTTTAGAACAGAAGTCCTTAGAGTTATATGAAGCAAATATGACGCTAAAACATGCGGCCGAAAATCTAGAAAAAGAAGTCATCACTCGCACCCAAGATTTAAATAAAGCAAAAGAATTAGCCGATGCCGCCAATCAAGCTAAATCGATGTTTTTAGCAAATATGAGTCATGAAATCCGCACACCTATGAATGCAATTTTAGGTATGGCCCACCTAGCTCTCAATAGCGATTTGACTGACAAACAGTATGATTACGTCGAAAAAATCCAGCTTTCAGCTAAATCGTTGCTTGGTGTTATCAATGACATTCTCGACTTTTCTAAAATAGAAGCCAATAAACTCGAACTTGAAAATAGTGATTTTAATCTAAATGACTTCCTCGCAAATCTAGCAAATCTAGTCAGTAGTTTAATTGAGCAAAATAACACTGAAGTAATCTTTGATATTGATGATGGCATTCCTGAGTTTTTAATCGGTGACACTCTTAGGCTCAATCAAGTTTTATTAAATTTACTGAGTAATGCAATTAAGTTTTCAAATCAGAAAAACGTTATGCTTAAAATGGCGATAGAGTCACAAACAAATAAAAGTATTTGTATTAATTTTCAGGTGATTGATCAAGGTATTGGCATGTCTGAGGAGCAAGTAACTAATGTGTTTAAGCCCTTTTCACAAGCCGATGTTTCTACAACACGTAAGTTTGGTGGTACAGGCCTTGGCCTTGTTATTAGCAAAAAGATCCTCGAGCTTATGGGAGGTAACATTGAGGTTAAAAGCCAATTAAACAAAGGCAGTTGCTTTAGTTTTACAGTGTCATTCGCTAAATCATCCAAACAAAGTACTCACGACACAAACGTTTTTAAACAAAAGCAAGCTCTTATTATTGAACAAAGCAACCGCCCTGAAGCAGTTTTACGTAATATGCTCAATACATTAGAAATCAACACCCATACTATTAACTGTAAAGATGAAAGACTGTTAGAAATCAGTATTAGCCATGACTATGACTTTATTTTTTTAGATTGGCATGTTCTAAACTATGAGCAAAATAACATTTTGGAGAACCTCAAACAGCAGCTTTCTATCGACATTACAAAAACCATTATTCTCGCTTCTTATGAAAACCAAGAGGTTAAAGACACCCTTAGTACACTTAATAAAACCGTTGAAGAAATATTATTAAAGCCAATTATTAAAGGAAATCTACTCAAAACGCTTGAGCATGTTATGGGTATCGCCACGAAAAAAGATAACAGTGTAGACAACACATGCTTTAAAAAGTTTGCTGGCTCAAAAATACTGCTTGTTGAAGACAACCCCCTCAACCAACAAGTCGCATTGCAAATACTGCGCTCAAATGGATTTATTGTTGATGTCGCCGAGGATGGCATAGCGGCCATTGAAGCTGTCGAAAAAGACTCTTTCGATTGTATTTTAATGGACTGCCAAATGCCAAAAATGGATGGTTATACCGCTGCTAATAAAATTAAAAAGCAATCAAAGTATGCCCATATTCCTATTATCGCCATGACTGCCAATACTATGGAAGCCGACATAACTAAAGCCAAAGAATCGGGGATGCAAGGTTACATAGCCAAGCCTATAGAAGTACAAAACATGTTTGAAGTAATTGCAGCACATTTAAGCCAAAAACAACCCTAATCAGCGAGCTCTATTAATTTTTGTTCTGCTAACGAGCCGTTTTGCTTACGAAACTCATTGGGGTTTATCCCTACACTGCTTTTAAAAACACGATTAAAAGTAGCAAGCGAAGAAAAACCACTTTCAAGTGCAATACTTAGAATGCTCCAATGACTTGCTTCGTCTTTTAGGAGCAGCATTTGCGCATGCTTTACTCGATACTGATTAATAAATAAATTAAAATTAGTGGCTTTAAAATGATGACGAATAGCGCGGCTAATTTTATACTCAGGTACTGCTAAAGCTTGTGCAAAGTCAGAAATTTTCAAATTAGTTTGCAAATAAACCTGTTGCTTAATAATAAGTGCTTCTATGCCCTTGGTCAGCTCAGGCTCTATTTCTCTATTTTCTGACGGCGCAATTTTTTTAGTAGCTTGAACTGCCCTTTCAGAGTTCACCTCTTCAATTTCAGCAGATTCAGTTACACAAGGATGGGAACGCTTTTGCAAAAACATCACTAACTGCATTGCAAGTACGATTAACAAGGCGGATGAGGTAATTATAAGTGGCTCAAACTGTTGAAATTCGCTTTCACTAAATAAAAACTTAGGCAGTATGCTGGCATTAAATACTGCTAAAAAGTAACAACTAGCAAAAATAGTTGCCTGCCACTTTTGCGTTCGTGTTTTACCTTTATAGCCTCGTAATGCTTCCCAAAAGGACAGCACCAGAATACTCGAAGATAGCAGCACAGTTATTTCACCCATACCTTGCTTTAAACGCCACATGAATTGGCTATCTGGGAAAATCTGCGAATCAACACTTACCAAATAATGCCAAGTTTGATTAAACATAATCAAACCTGCAATAGTGCTGGCTACAGCAATATGCACCATGGAAAAAGGCTTGTGCTCACGAAACAAAGTGCGTGATATAAGCCAAGACATATTACATGTTGCACAAGTAAATAAACCGATTAAATAGCTGTAAACACCAATACTCGGTGCACTGATTTTTTGCACCCCAACCATGCAAAGCGAACCACAAAAGACAGCAAACAGATAATGAATAAGCTGCTTATCTTTTTTCATGCCATTTAGCAACATTAGCCCCATACAAACAAAAACGAGTAAGTAATAAGGGGAAGTATTTTGCATAACTCTGCATACCTTAAATTGGGAGTTTGATGAATAATTTACCAATCAGGTAAGTTTACTTTTTCAAAATCAACATGGCAAAAAGAGTTTGTTAGTGAATGTGTCAAACCCTGCATTGGCGGTCATAAATAAACACAATATTTGATTGATCAAATTCCGAATTTGATAAGAAATATTTCTCTAGCCCTTTATATTTGCGGTATTAGCAAAATGTAATGGAATTGATGATGTTTAACAAAAATAGCAAACTTACACCTTTGAAGGCGCTCAGATACAGTAAAAAGCTTTGGTTTATTTGCTTATTACTGGCACAAATTTGCTTTGTGGGTTATCTCATTCTTGGTTATGGAGTGACAAGTATGACCACAGGTCTATCTGGTTGGAATCGACTTAACAACACCGCTTATGTAGCAAATGATACCACGGGGAATTTGATGTATGCAGTGCATGTATTATTTGCTGTAGTGATGATTCTTGGCGGAAGCTTACAGCTTATTGAAAAATTACGTGCAAAATACAAAACCTTTCATCGATATAATGGCCGTGTATTCGTTGTTTTAGCTTGCTGTATTTCATTTGCCGGCATGTATTTAATGATAGTAAGAGGCACCGTTGGTAACACCTTGATGCATGCGCTGACAATGTTTGGCGGCTTAGTGGTTATCATCTCAAGTCTATTTGCAGTGAAAACTGCGCGGGCTCGTAACTTCAATGCGCATAAAACTTGGGCGATACGTTTATATCTCGCTGCTAATGGTGTGTTGTTTTTTAGATTACTGATATTTGCATGGTTTTTAGTATTTGGCAGCTTAGGGGTCGATAGCAAAACATTCACAGGACCTGCCGTGCTTGCCGTTAGTCTTTGCTCTTACCTGATACCTCTTTTCATAGCCGAGCTTGTCCGCTATGCAGAACAAACTAACCATAAATTTATTACAATCGGAACGGCATGTTTGATGGCGTTTATATCTGTCGTGTTCTTAATCGGTTTATTTGGAGTAACGCTGGCAAACTGGTACCCCGCTATCATTGCTTAACCAAGCTATAAAGCTAAAAAAGCCACCCAAGTAGGTGGCTTTATGAACTGAGTTTACGGCTCTATAAAGTTAATAGAGTTCAAATAACGGGCGACCATTTTCGTCGTACTTCACTTCTAACACACGTGCGTGACGGTTTGGATCATAAAGAGGATCTTTTATAATCTCCTCAAGTGGACGGGTGTCTGTTTTTGGCACCACACTCGGCTCACCCACTGCGTGCTCATAGTCACGAGCATGGTAAATACACAGTGGCGTTTCACCATCTTCAGCAACAGTAAAACAGTTGTGACCCGGACCAAAGATTTTCTTTTCAATATTCGTCTCTAGCACTGGCGTACGTGTTTTAGTCCACGAATTGCGATCAAGTAAATCGCTATTTTCATCTGCTTCCATATAGCCCATGCAGTAGCATGCACCCGTTGCGCTTGCAGAGAAAGCAATGAAGATTTTACCGTTATGTTTTAGAACTGCTGGGCCTTCGTTAACCCAAAAGTCCACGCGCTCCCAATCGTAATCAGGCGTAGTCAGCATAAACTGTGCAGTTTTTAGTTTAATTGGTGATTCCATTTCAGCTAAATAAAGGTTTGATGCAGCAAATTGGCCGCCTGTTTTTTCTGCCCAGCAGAAGTAACGCTTACCGTTATTTTCAAAAATGGTGGCATCTAAAGAAAAGTCAGTGAACGACTTTTCATCACCTTCAGCAGCTTGCATGATGCCAAGTTCAACCCACTCATCATTAAGTGGATCTTGACCTTTACACTCAAGTACATATGGACGTAACGCCCAAATATCATCTTCTTCACTGGCTGCAAAGTAGATATACCACTTGCCATCAAGATAATGAATTTCAGGCGCCCAGATATGACGACTCATTGGTCCGCTGTCGTGTTTAAACCAAATATCAAAGGTTTCAGCATCTTTTAAACCTTCTAATGTCTCAGACTTACGAAGCTCAATACGGTCATAAGTTGGTACAGAACCTGTAAAATAATAAAAACCATCGCTGTGCTTATGCACAAATGGGTCGGCACGCTGCTCTACTAACGGACTGTTTGTTTGTAATGTCATCTTGAAACCTGATCGTTATACTTATAATTTGTATTATTTTATTACTTTTTAGCAAGAACACAAATATAACATTATTTTTAACAGACAGTGAAAAGAAATGTAAGCTGCTCTGTGAGTTTCAATGTACGAGGAATTAAAAAGTATGAACCTAGCGAGTTATCAAACATTTATGGAAAAAGGGGGCTTCCCCCCTTTGTTTGGGATCACTAAAACGAGTCTTTTTTAAAACTCCTCTTAGATTTTTTAGATAAGACGAGATCAACTGCCATTACGTCACCCGATACCTTTTTCACTATTAAAGTGTGTGATCCAGCTGATAAATCATGTTTTTCAAATATAATACTTTGCACTTGACGGAAGTTATTTTCATCAAAAGTTGAAAACTGTCCTTGATATTGACCATCGATGAGAATCTCAACAGTACCTTGATCAGCAGCTTTTGATGTAGCAAATACAATACTTGAACCTTGGAAATCATAACTAAAGTAAGCACCATTAATCATTGTAATGTGCCTATCTTGCATATACTCACCCATATTTGTTTGGCTCGCGCTGATCCAATATCCACTTTCGCTATAACGTATCCTTGGATCATCATCATTTACCAACTCGAGGCTTGAATAGGTGGTGTCACTTGTTGTGCCAAGTGCATTACCAATAGTCTGAATTTGCACCAGACGATCAGCAATCCAGCTGCCATCGGCATTGATAGCCACATCTAACGTTATCAACCCACCTTCATCAACAATTAGCTTTACTCTGTTAGCTATTTCTGTGTTCGAATACTTTAAGCTGCTCTTTACTTGTCCCCATCCCCCTAAAGAGGTATAGGTAAATCCATGCCACTGCACTTTTGAACCTAAAGCTGTTATGACTTTTTTAGAAGAAGGTGCCTTAGGTAACTCGTTAGTTTTACCTGATGTGTATTGGCTGTGTGGTTCTTTGGGTGCAAAGCTATGCTCATCACCAGCATGAAAACTGATCGTCGCATTTGGGTTGCCACTTCGAACAGACTGAGCAAGTTGATCAGCAACGAAATAAGCATTCTTTGCCTCGAGTTTTTGTTTCGATTCATCTGCTTCAAACCAATTATCAAACCACCAGCCAGCGATGTTGGCTCCCCAAGCCTGTGATCTTTCGCTGATAAAACCGGTTATAAACCAATCAGGGTAAGGTGCTTTGGTTTTTGTACCCGTCCACCTATCCCCTAAGTGCGAAGGTATATAAGCAATTAGCTTAATGCCTTTTCGTTTAAGTGCTTTGGCTAAATCCAAAACAAGGTCACGGGTTGGCGTGTAATCAGCCTGATTTGAGTTAACTTGGGTGATACAACCAGGCGCAACTTTTTTGCTTGGGCATGCTGGCGAGTGTAAGTCGTAAATATCACTCGGGGTCGATAAATAACCTCTATTTTGAGTAATCGTAAAAATTACATAGCTATAACCAAGCTTGACTGCTTTATCTGCATAATCGTTGACATCAAAACCATTAACGTAGTGATTCCATTCGTTGTAGTCTGTTATTTTATACCATGCATTATCTAGAGTACCTCCAGCAAGGTAATGATGACTTATCCCCCACTTTGCATCTTTCATCCAGTTAACTTCGCCTGGTAACTGGGATGCACTCGAACTTAAACTGGCAATGACTACTGTAATAACAAATATAACTTTAGAGGAGCGACTTTTCATCACTACTAAACCACATGAAAGCTGACACTTGCACGAGTTTAACCATTTACATTTAATCAACAATAAGCTTGCTCTAGGAAATCGTCATCCAATTCGCTACATCACTCAATAGTAAAAGATTAAGTAGTTGAAAATTAGACATTAAAAAATCTTGTACTATGTGAATTTTCTGACTCGTAGACAAACATTAGATTAGTAAAAATGTTAGCGCTTTAGTTATCAGCTGAACTTCTAAATAATTATGTTGTAGGTGATGAACCTACACTAAAGCCTTCTGAGGAGTCTTTTTTGTAAGGCTAACCTTTCAAAAAAATGCTGTACCAATTTAATTGGTACAGCACCTACAAAATTCAATTAGTTTATAATGTCTAAACTTTAAGTTTACGTCTACACGCAACCATAGCAAGTAACAAAGACATTAAGTAATACATACTACCGCCTGAGTCTGAGCCGGAATCAGAGCTTGACCCAGAATTGTCTGCTTTACCAACAATATCTATAACTACAGTTTTAGTATCTGATGAAGCAAATTTATCTTTTGCTCGATAACTAAAGTTTACTGAGTAAGAAGACTCCCCTGCCGGTTTCGTAGACAAATAATCCAGTATCCTTATCAAAACTAAGCTCACCAGTACTTGGGCTCGTTACTAGTTCAAATTCTAACTTATCACTATCTTCGTCATTGCCAATAAAACGACCATTAACTACCGTTGAATAATAAGTTTCATAACTTAAATTTGTAACCTTTGGTGTTGTATTTGTTAATTCAACAACAACATTGGCAAGCGCAGTCTCTTCAAGTGAATCTTTCGCGGTAAAAGTAATTGAAACAGGCTGTAATGATTCACCACTCGGCGTGTATTTTATTTCACCCGTATTTTGATCAAGTAACTCAATTTGACCATGCTGAGGCTCATTTTTTACAGTAAAAATAAGCGGCTCATCGTCTGCATCTGAAGCAGGCAGATTAAGTATCAAAGGTGTATTCCAGTGCGTTGTAATCGTAGAGTTTTCAACGGCCGGAGCCTGATTAGTTAACGTAGCTTTAAACTTTGCTAGCTCAGAGCGTGAACGGCCTTTTACTGTATAAAACGCTAATTCATCAACACCTACAGTGCCGTTAGGGGTATATGTGAACTGTCCAGTTTGACGATCAATAAATGTTAATTGACCAAGGCTAGGGCTATTTTCAAATACCACAAAATCAATATTACTTAAATTAAGATTAACTTCGACTGGCGCAAGTACATGAGATGTGATCTCGCTATCTTGCGGTTTAGCTAAAGGTTCTGCCGCTTCATTCGAGAATACCTCTATAGACTTCCCTGAAAGCAATGAATAGTCCACACCATTATAAGTTGCACTCACGATAGAACTGCGTTGATTTGCACGCGCTATTTCATAAAGCAGTTCATCATTATTTAAGTCATACTCTCCAAACTTATCTTCACAACTAAATAAAATGAAGCCTGCGCGTGTAGACACTATATTGTTTAATGAATTGTCACATAGTTTCGCAACTTCTGACTTTTCTCCTGATTCTGTCAAAGAGAATAAAAGACCATATTGATCAGCAGCATAGAGTACTTTTTTACCACCGATAACAACCCCCTCTAGCGACTTAAAACTGCCGTTTAAAGAGTAATTAGTTACACTATTATCAGTGTAGTTATATTTAACTAATTGGTTAGCGGTTAAAGCAAATAGTTCTTTATTACTTTCTTGTGTATCTATGCCTGCAACTATGCCAGAAACCCCACTCCAAAAGTCCTGTAAACGAGGTGAACGCTTAATTAGTTCACCGGTTTGTCCGTTAAAAACTCGTATATAAGAGCCTTCACTTCCGGTATGCGATGCGCCATTGCCAACAATTAGCTCTAAGAAACCATCTTGATTGATATCATAGGCTTCAATCGTTGAAATTTGGTCACCACTTTCAAAAGGTACCGTGTACAGTAAGTTTCCATTTTCTGGCGAAAATACTTGTATGTTTCCTGTGTAAGTTTCTGACCCTGCTACGATTAAATAGTTTTTACCATCATTGAATAAATCAGCTGTAACCACATACTGATAATCATTCCAGCCATCTGTTAAATCAACGTTAGTTAGCAATTGCTCATTTGTTTCGATATCGACAATTTGAAGTTTATTTGTGCCATTTTCAGAAAAAATGGCATCAATTCCACCTTTACCGTCAATATCAGCAAGGCCTAATAAAAACTGCGAATAGCTAAAGATCGTTTGCGACCATTGCTTAGACTTGTCTTCAACAGTATAAATATGAAACCCATCACTACCTGAAGACGTATAACCAGCTCCCCACGCAATATCTGTTTTGCCATCTAGGTTAAAATCGTCCACCAAAATACTTGAAACACTGTGTTCAGGGTTATTGATCTGCCAAAACTCCTGACCTGTACTTAAAGACAAAGCATGTATTTGTCCCCATTGACCATCGCCATATACGAGGTCTTGGGCGCCATCATTATTGATATCTGCAACTATAACTCTTGAAATATCTAAATCGCTATTCGCTGTCCACACAATACTGTCTGTATTTGGACTAATTAGTTCAATCGAGTACCAAGCATTTCCATTGATTACTTCATCTAAGCCATCTTGGTTAGTATCAACACTTTGTAAATGGATACCAGTGAGTTGAGTACTCAATGTTTTTATATAATCTATTGTATTTTCAGAGATACGATA
The nucleotide sequence above comes from Pseudoalteromonas shioyasakiensis. Encoded proteins:
- a CDS encoding family 43 glycosylhydrolase; this translates as MTLQTNSPLVEQRADPFVHKHSDGFYYFTGSVPTYDRIELRKSETLEGLKDAETFDIWFKHDSGPMSRHIWAPEIHYLDGKWYIYFAASEEDDIWALRPYVLECKGQDPLNDEWVELGIMQAAEGDEKSFTDFSLDATIFENNGKRYFCWAEKTGGQFAASNLYLAEMESPIKLKTAQFMLTTPDYDWERVDFWVNEGPAVLKHNGKIFIAFSASATGACYCMGYMEADENSDLLDRNSWTKTRTPVLETNIEKKIFGPGHNCFTVAEDGETPLCIYHARDYEHAVGEPSVVPKTDTRPLEEIIKDPLYDPNRHARVLEVKYDENGRPLFELY
- a CDS encoding FG-GAP repeat protein; translation: MTKLPYLALLLCSQSLLATENTTHYNQFGDATLLSSQQINYDKTYFTSRNENNSYANLDRASRLNLSNALADESLELTSVYRRYSLGNSTGLNGLYSVDLYGNGNKQIISVQQNDFNIIEYKDNQYSVVEGFDSQDYITDSTLVKSIADDTYYLILMTSNQIVKINLLTMKVESTKEVISSQSVMARDINNDGQDELIAIANSQILILDQSDLSVISQLEYYGNKFVVGSFTEQNVHELMLEDGKLYRISENTIDYIKTLSTQLTGIHLQSVDTNQDGLDEVINGNAWYSIELISPNTDSIVWTANSDLDISRVIVADINNDGAQDLVYGDGQWGQIHALSLSTGQEFWQINNPEHSVSSILVDDFNLDGKTDIAWGAGYTSSGSDGFHIYTVEDKSKQWSQTIFSYSQFLLGLADIDGKGGIDAIFSENGTNKLQIVDIETNEQLLTNVDLTDGWNDYQYVVTADLFNDGKNYLIVAGSETYTGNIQVFSPENGNLLYTVPFESGDQISTIEAYDINQDGFLELIVGNGASHTGSEGSYIRVFNGQTGELIKRSPRLQDFWSGVSGIVAGIDTQESNKELFALTANQLVKYNYTDNSVTNYSLNGSFKSLEGVVIGGKKVLYAADQYGLLFSLTESGEKSEVAKLCDNSLNNIVSTRAGFILFSCEDKFGEYDLNNDELLYEIARANQRSSIVSATYNGVDYSLLSGKSIEVFSNEAAEPLAKPQDSEITSHVLAPVEVNLNLSNIDFVVFENSPSLGQLTFIDRQTGQFTYTPNGTVGVDELAFYTVKGRSRSELAKFKATLTNQAPAVENSTITTHWNTPLILNLPASDADDEPLIFTVKNEPQHGQIELLDQNTGEIKYTPSGESLQPVSITFTAKDSLEETALANVVVELTNTTPKVTNLSYETYYSTVVNGRFIGNDEDSDKLEFELVTSPSTGELSFDKDTGLFVYETGRGVFLLSKL
- a CDS encoding heme NO-binding domain-containing protein, with the translated sequence MKGIVFTEFLEMVENEFSFEVADKIIEENSLPSNGAYTSVGNYDNKELLMLVSSLSRHINKPVNELVHAYGKYLLKRFFVLFPHFFNNVESTFDFLDTIDRHVHIEVKKLYHDAELPSFETKRISKNEMKMFYRSGNPFACLAEGLIEGACEHFNEVITVKSEIDENFQSAIFTLTKEA
- a CDS encoding DUF2306 domain-containing protein; this translates as MFNKNSKLTPLKALRYSKKLWFICLLLAQICFVGYLILGYGVTSMTTGLSGWNRLNNTAYVANDTTGNLMYAVHVLFAVVMILGGSLQLIEKLRAKYKTFHRYNGRVFVVLACCISFAGMYLMIVRGTVGNTLMHALTMFGGLVVIISSLFAVKTARARNFNAHKTWAIRLYLAANGVLFFRLLIFAWFLVFGSLGVDSKTFTGPAVLAVSLCSYLIPLFIAELVRYAEQTNHKFITIGTACLMAFISVVFLIGLFGVTLANWYPAIIA
- a CDS encoding AraC family transcriptional regulator, which translates into the protein MGLMLLNGMKKDKQLIHYLFAVFCGSLCMVGVQKISAPSIGVYSYLIGLFTCATCNMSWLISRTLFREHKPFSMVHIAVASTIAGLIMFNQTWHYLVSVDSQIFPDSQFMWRLKQGMGEITVLLSSSILVLSFWEALRGYKGKTRTQKWQATIFASCYFLAVFNASILPKFLFSESEFQQFEPLIITSSALLIVLAMQLVMFLQKRSHPCVTESAEIEEVNSERAVQATKKIAPSENREIEPELTKGIEALIIKQQVYLQTNLKISDFAQALAVPEYKISRAIRHHFKATNFNLFINQYRVKHAQMLLLKDEASHWSILSIALESGFSSLATFNRVFKSSVGINPNEFRKQNGSLAEQKLIELAD
- a CDS encoding alpha-L-fucosidase, which translates into the protein MKSRSSKVIFVITVVIASLSSSASQLPGEVNWMKDAKWGISHHYLAGGTLDNAWYKITDYNEWNHYVNGFDVNDYADKAVKLGYSYVIFTITQNRGYLSTPSDIYDLHSPACPSKKVAPGCITQVNSNQADYTPTRDLVLDLAKALKRKGIKLIAYIPSHLGDRWTGTKTKAPYPDWFITGFISERSQAWGANIAGWWFDNWFEADESKQKLEAKNAYFVADQLAQSVRSGNPNATISFHAGDEHSFAPKEPHSQYTSGKTNELPKAPSSKKVITALGSKVQWHGFTYTSLGGWGQVKSSLKYSNTEIANRVKLIVDEGGLITLDVAINADGSWIADRLVQIQTIGNALGTTSDTTYSSLELVNDDDPRIRYSESGYWISASQTNMGEYMQDRHITMINGAYFSYDFQGSSIVFATSKAADQGTVEILIDGQYQGQFSTFDENNFRQVQSIIFEKHDLSAGSHTLIVKKVSGDVMAVDLVLSKKSKRSFKKDSF
- a CDS encoding response regulator, which produces MDEELYKRRIERERKARKEAEALLEQKSLELYEANMTLKHAAENLEKEVITRTQDLNKAKELADAANQAKSMFLANMSHEIRTPMNAILGMAHLALNSDLTDKQYDYVEKIQLSAKSLLGVINDILDFSKIEANKLELENSDFNLNDFLANLANLVSSLIEQNNTEVIFDIDDGIPEFLIGDTLRLNQVLLNLLSNAIKFSNQKNVMLKMAIESQTNKSICINFQVIDQGIGMSEEQVTNVFKPFSQADVSTTRKFGGTGLGLVISKKILELMGGNIEVKSQLNKGSCFSFTVSFAKSSKQSTHDTNVFKQKQALIIEQSNRPEAVLRNMLNTLEINTHTINCKDERLLEISISHDYDFIFLDWHVLNYEQNNILENLKQQLSIDITKTIILASYENQEVKDTLSTLNKTVEEILLKPIIKGNLLKTLEHVMGIATKKDNSVDNTCFKKFAGSKILLVEDNPLNQQVALQILRSNGFIVDVAEDGIAAIEAVEKDSFDCILMDCQMPKMDGYTAANKIKKQSKYAHIPIIAMTANTMEADITKAKESGMQGYIAKPIEVQNMFEVIAAHLSQKQP